In one window of bacterium DNA:
- a CDS encoding anti-sigma factor: MTHEELRESIAGYALHALVAEDARDVEAHLATCEECRRELALFEEVTASLAAGFAEQEPPAHLHGRVLDAARPRRRGGGGRPAWGLALAAAAALVVVLAGVAVSLQLRLTALATRADAQAQALALLANPASHTVTLSGTAAGSVRFVFDSASGRGALIATGLRDPGPDLVYQLWLVAGTTPKSAGVFRPAPGAPVIVAVGADFVRYRAVAISVEHGPYGAARPSAAPVLLGRLGGG, from the coding sequence ATGACCCACGAGGAACTGCGGGAATCGATTGCGGGGTACGCGCTGCACGCGCTCGTCGCCGAGGACGCGCGCGACGTCGAGGCGCACCTCGCGACCTGTGAGGAATGCCGGCGCGAACTGGCACTCTTTGAGGAGGTCACCGCCTCGCTCGCGGCCGGGTTCGCGGAGCAGGAGCCTCCGGCACACCTGCACGGCCGGGTTCTGGACGCGGCGCGTCCGCGCCGGCGGGGCGGCGGGGGCCGGCCCGCGTGGGGACTTGCGTTAGCCGCGGCCGCGGCCCTCGTCGTCGTACTTGCCGGAGTCGCCGTGTCGCTCCAGCTGCGGCTGACCGCCCTTGCGACTCGGGCGGACGCCCAGGCTCAGGCGCTCGCGCTGCTGGCGAACCCCGCGTCGCACACCGTGACGCTCAGCGGCACGGCGGCGGGCAGCGTCCGGTTCGTGTTCGATTCCGCAAGCGGCCGGGGCGCGTTGATCGCCACCGGCCTCCGGGATCCCGGGCCCGACCTCGTGTACCAGCTCTGGCTCGTGGCCGGGACGACGCCGAAGAGCGCCGGCGTGTTTCGTCCGGCCCCGGGGGCACCGGTCATCGTCGCCGTCGGGGCCGACTTTGTACGGTATCGGGCCGTGGCCATCTCCGTCGAGCACGGGCCGTACGGCGCCGCGCGGCCCTCGGCTGCGCCGGTTCTCCTCGGCAGGTTAGGGGGAGGATAG